DNA from Aureimonas sp. AU20:
ACTTCGCCTTCGTCGGTCAGAAGGACAGTTTCGGCGACGGGTTCGACCTCGGCAAATATCTCGCCGACCATATCGGCGGCGAAGGCGAGGTCGGTATTCTCTCGGGCTCGCTGACGGCGACCGACCATGTCGAGCGCATCAAGGGCTTCAAGAAGGCGCTGGAAGCCTATCCCAACGTCAAGATCGTGTTCGAGCAGCCCGACGACGACGTGCTCGAGAACGCCGTTTCGCTGACCGAGAACGCGCTCCAGGCCCATCCCAATATCAAGGGCTTCTTCGGCTGCAACGCCTCCAACCCGATCGGCATCGCCCGCGCCGTCCAGAACGCCGGCAAGGCGGGCCAAGTGGCCGTGGTCGGCATGGACGATCTGCCCGAGGCTGTGGACTTCGTGAAGGAAGGCGTCATCACCGCGCTGAAGGCTCAGCGCCAGTGGGACATCGGCTATTGGGCGGTGAAGTACATGGTCGCCATGAACGAGAACCACACGATCCCGATGGACCACAACACCGGCTCGCGCTTCATCACCAAGGACGCGATGTAACCGGAGACCCCGAGAGCGGGCAGGGCGCCGGCTGCGGCGCCCTGCCCGGCAGGCAAGGAGGAGGGAAAGGGTTCGCCATGGATGCCATCGCCACCGCCTTCGAGGCGCGCAACGTGTCCAAGAGCTTCGGGGTCGTCCACGCGCTGCGCGGTGTTTCCGTCTCGATCCACCCCGGCGAGGTCCATGCCATTATCGGCGAGAACGGCGCCGGCAAGTCGACCCTCATGAACATCTTCTGCGGCCGGCTGCGCCCGAGCGAGGGCGAGCTGCGCGTCAATGGCGTGGTGCAGCAGTTCCATTCGCCGGGCGAGGCGCAGCGCGCCGGCATCGCCATCGCGCCGCAGGAGATCAATCTCGTACCGGCGCTCACGGTCTGCGAGAACATCCTGCTCGGCGCCGAGATCATGCGCGGCCCCGCCATCGACTGGAAGCGCACCCGCGAGGAAGCGCTGACCCATCTCCACGCCGTGGACGACACGATCGACGGCGTGGCGCGGGTGGAGACCCTGTCCAAGGCGCAGCAGCAGCTCGTGCAGATCGCCCGCGCCGTCGCCACCAAGGCGCACATTCTGATCTTCGACGAGCCGACCGCCGCGCTCACCAACCGCGAAACGGAAAAGCTCTACGCCTTCATCCGCCGCTTTCGCGACGGCGGCGGCTCGGTCTTCTACATCTCGCACCGGCTGGACGAGATCCTGATGCTGTCGGACCGCATCAGCGTGTTGCGCGACGGCGCCCATGTCGGCGAGATCGATCCGCGCCGCGCCACCAAGACCGACATGGTCTCGCTCATGGCGGGCCGCGAGGTCGCGATCTCGCACCACGTGCCGCGCCGGCTGGAAGACCGGCCCGTGGTGCTGAAGGTTTCCGGCCTCTCCCGCCACGGCGAGTTCGAGGAGGTGTCCTTCGAGCTGCACGAAGGCGAGGTGCTCGGCATGTCCGGTCTCATCGGCGCCGGGCGGACCGAGGTCGCCAAATGTATCTTCGGCCTGACGCGCGCGAATGTCGGCACGGTCGAGGTCTTCGGCAGCGCCAAGCCCATTGCCGACCCCGCCGACGCCATCGCGCGCGGGCTGGTCTACCTGCCCGAGGAGCGCAAGCAGGAGGGCATCTTTCCGCTTCTCTCCATTGCCGAGAACATGACGATCGCGACCCTCGACCGCTTTCGCCGGCCGGCCTGGATGGATTTCGGCGCCATGGCCCGGACGGTGGACGACTATGTCGGGCGGCTGCGCATCAAGATCGGCTCGCCCACCGACCCGATCACCAGCCTGTCGGGCGGCAACCAGCAGAAGGTCATTCTCGGCCGCTGGCTCGCCAAGAACTCGCGCATCCTGATCTTGGACGAGCCGACGCGCGGCATCGACGTCGCCGCCAAGAGCGAGATCCAGGGCGTGCTGGACGCGCTGACCGCGCAAGGCCTGTCGATCATCTACATCTCCTCCGAGCTCGAAGAGGTGCTGAACGTCTCCGACCGGATCGTCGTCATGCACGAGGGCCGGGTGAAGGGCGTGCCGCGCACCGAGGACATGACCCAGGAATCGCTTCTCCAGCTCGCCATGAGCTGACGCTCCTGCGCGCCCCGGCCGGGATCGGCCTTGGCGCCTTCGCACCCGTTCCGCATCGAAAGGCATCGCGCCATGACCAACATCGCCGCCGCCGGACAAACGCGCGCCCGGTCCGCGCCGCCCTCCCTCTGGTCGCGCTTCAAGGGCTGGGAGGCGAGCGGCATCCTGATCGCGCTCGGCGTCTTCGCGCTCGTCCTCTCGCTCGCCGCGCCGAACTTCCTTTCGGCCTACAATCTCACGGTCGTGGCCCGTGCCGCCGCCTTCGTCGGCCTCGTGGCGCTTGGCCAGACGCTGGTCCTGCTGCTCGGCGGCATCGATCTTTCGGTCGGCACCGCCGCCGGCCTGTCGGCCATCGTCGGCTCGCTGCTTTTGACGAAGATCGGTGTCCATCCCTATCTGGTGCTGCCGCTGGCCGCCGGCTTCGGGCTTTGCCTCGGCCTCGTGAACGGTTTCCTGATCGCCTATCTCCGGCTCAATCCGTTCATCGTGACGCTGGCCACCGGCGAGATCTTCGCCGGCCTCACGCTCGTCATCACCGAGGGCTATCCGATCCGCCCGCTGGGCGCGCAGTTCCGCGTCTTCGGCCAGGGCGAACTCCTCGGCCTGCCGATCCCGGTCTGGTTCTTTCTGGTCTCGGCCGCGATCCTGATCTGGATGCTGCGCAACACGCGCTTTGGCCGCAACATCTTCGCCATCGGCGGCAATCGCGACGCGGCGGCGCTGGTGGGCATTCGCATCCACCGCGTCGAGCTTCTGGTCTACGGTCTCGCCGGAATGTTCGCCGCGCTCGCCGGCATGCTCTATGCCAGCCGCATGGACGCCGGGCAGCCCTCGGTCGGCGAAGGCTGGATGCTGCAGGCGATCACCGCCGCGATCATCGGCGGCACGAGCCTTCGCGGCGGGCAGGGGACGATCGTCGGCACCGCGCTCGGCGCGCTGCTGCTCGCCATGCTCGCCAACGGCACGGTGCTGCTCAACGTCTCGGGCTTCTGGCAGCGCGTCATCGTCGGCCTCGTGGTTCTCGTCGCCATCCTCGTCGATCTCGCCCGCCGGCACCGGACCTGACCCTTGGCCTGGCGCGCTCCTGTCCCGTCCGGCCCCGGCCCAAATCTCGGCCAAGGCGGGGCGGGACTGTCCCCCGCGAGGGAAGACGGTCTATCTCCGCTGGAGAGGTTCTCCTCCAGCGAAAGGCAGATCGTGTCGTCCACCGAGAGCGAAGACATCAAGGCCCGGGCCGCCTGGCTCTACTACATGGAAGGCCTGACGCAGGATCAGGTCGCCAAGATCCTCAACCTGACGCGCACCCGCGTCCTGCGCATGCTCGCCTCGGCGCGCGAGGACGGCACGGTGCAGATCCGCGTCACCGCGCCCATCGCCCGCTGCGTCAAGCTGGAGCGCGAGGTGCGCGCGCGCTTCGACATGGAGCGCGTCGTGGTCGTGCCCGACCCGCAGGACGAGGCGCGCCTGCCGGCGATGATCGGCGCGGCGCTCGGCCAGATGCTGCCCGATCTCCTGGCCGAGGGCATGACGATCGGCCTTGGCTGGGGCCGCACGCTCTCCTCCTCGCTGCCCTTCATCGAGCCGCTGGGCTACAGCCGCTCCACCACCATCTCCATGCTGGGCGGGCTGACCCATGTCAGCCTCTCCAACCCGTCCGAATTCGCCTGGCGCTTCGCTGACCGGCTCGGCGGCGAATGCTACATGCTGGCCTGCCCGGTCTTCGCGCCCGACGGCGCGACGCGCGAAGCGCTGCTCGCCCATCGCGGCATCGCGGAAGTTTTCCGGCGCACCGACCGGCTGGATCTCGCGATCCTCAGCGTCGGCGATTTCACGCGCGATTCCATCTTTGTCCAATACGGGCTCCTGGAGCGCGGCGATCTGGACTCGCTGGAGCGCGCGGGCGCGGTGGGCGACGTGCTCTGCCGCTTCATCGACGCCGAGGGGCGGGTTCTCGACCATTCCGTCAACGACCGTGTGCTGGCGGTGGACCCGCGCCGTCTGGCGCAGGCGCGCCGAACGGTTCTCGCCTCCGGTGGCTGGTCGAAATTCGCCGCCATCCGCGCGGCGATCACGCTGCTCCATCCCGAAATCCTCGTCACCGACGAGCGCACGGCGGAGCGGCTTCTCGACACGTAGAGGTATTTTTGATCCTCCGTGTTGAACTCTTGTACTTTCATGGATACAAATGTATCAGAGATCGCAGGGAGGATCTTCGATGACCATTCTTCAGGTGGGCCTTGCGGCCGAGCTTCAGGCCTATGCGGACAAGCACGGCCCGGTGACGGTGGGCCTCGCCGGTTCGGGCCAGATGGGCACCGACATGGTGGTGCAGTTGACGCTGATGCCAGGCGTCCGGCTCGGGGCGCTGTCGGAGCTGAACATCGCCGGAGCCGAAGAGGCGCTGCGCATGGCCGGCTCGCCCTTCGTGCGCGCGGCCGGCGTCAACGACATCGACCGCGCCATCGAGGGCGGCAAGGTCGCGCTGACCGAGGACTACAAGGCGCTCTGCGCCTCGGGCCATGTGGATGTGGTGATCGACGCGACGGGCAATCCCAATGTCGGCACGCTGATCGCGCTGGAGGCCTTTCGCAACGGCAAGCATGTCGTGATGCTGAATGTCGAGGCCGACATCACGATCGGCCGCTTTCTGCGCGAGGAGGCCGCCAAGGCCGGCGTGGTCTATACGGGCGCGGCGGGCGACGAGCCGGCGGCGACGATCGAGATCGTCGGCTTCGCCCAGTCGCTCGGCTTCGACATCGTCTGCGCCGGCAAGGGCAAGAACAACCCGCTGAAATTCGACGCGACGCCCGACGCCTACGAGGAGGAAGCGCGCCGCCGCAACATGAACGCCCGCATGCTGGTGGAGTTCGTGGACGGCTCCAAGACCATGATCGAGATGGTCGCCGTCGCCAACGCCACCGGGCTTGTGCCGGACGTTCCCGGCATGCACGGCCCGGCCGCGACGCGCGACGAACTCGCCACCGTGCTCTGCACGAAGGAGGATGGCGGCGTTCTGTCCGGGACCGGCAAGGTCGACTACTCCATCGGCAAGGGCGTCGCGCCCGGCGTCTTCTGCGTGGTCAAGCCCCGGCACGAGCGCGTCCTGGAGCGCATGAGCGATCTGAAGATGGGCCCCGGCCCCAACTACACGATCTTCCGCCCCTATCACCTGACTTCGCTGGAAGTGCCGCTTTCGGCGGTGCGCGCGGTGGTGAAGAAGGCGCCCGACATGCAGCCGGCCGAGCGACCGGTGGCCGAGTGCGTGACGCTCGCCAAGCGCGATCTCAACCCGGGCGACACGCTCGGCAAGATCGGCGAATACGACTATCGCGGCTTCGCCATGACCTGGGAAGGCGCGCGCGACGAGGGCGCCCTGCCGCTGGGCCTTGCCGAGCGGGCCAAGGTCATCCGCCCGATCAAGGCCGGCGAGAAGCTGACCTATGCCAATTGCCAGCCGGACGACAGCCTCGTCATCACCCAGATCCGCCAGCGTCTCGACCAGGCCGACAGCCGCTTCGCGTCCAGCGCGGCGGCCTGACGGGACGGGAGGAGGAGAAGCCCATGTCCGCCTTGCCCCAATCGGCGCCATCAGCCGAAGACGTCGCAGACAATGCCGCCCGCGCTCCCGGCGCGCGGGGTGGTGACAACAAGCCCTTCGCCTTCCGGCACTTTCCGCCCGAGGTGCTGAAGGACGCGCTGCGCCAGATGCACCTGATCCGCCGTTTCGAGGAGGGGGCGGAGGAAAGCTACACGCGCGGCCTCATCCACGGCACGATGCATCTTTCGATCGGGCAGGAAGCCTCGGCCGTCGGCGCCTGCCTGGCGCTGACCGACACGGATCAGATCACCTCCACCCATCGCGGCCATGGCCATTGCATCGCCAAGGGCGCCGAGGTCGGGAAAATGTTCGCCGAGTTCTTCGGCAAGGAGACGGGCTATTGCCGGGGGCGCGGCGGCTCCATGCACATTGCCGACGTGTCCAAGGGCAATCTGGGCGCCAACGGCATCGTGGCGGGCGGCCTGCCCATCGCGGTCGGCGCGGCGCTTTCCATGAAGATGCAGAAGCGGCCGGACGTGGTCGTCTCCTTCTTCGGCGACGGCGCCAACAACGAGGGCGCCTTCCACGAGGCGCTGAACATGGCGTCCATCTGGAAACTGCCGGTCATCTTCGTCTGCGAGAACAACAAATACGGCATGTCGGTCTCGACCGAGCGCTCCACGGCGGTGAAGAATATCGCCGAGCGGGCCGTGGCCTACGCCATGCCAGGCGTCACCGTGGATGGCAATTCGCTGTCCGACGTGTCGGAGGCGCTGGTCACCGCGATCGAGCGGGCGCGGGCGGGCCAGGGGCCGAGCCTCGTCGAGTGCAAGACCTACCGCCATCGCGGCCATTCCAAGAGCGATCGCAACCGCTATCGCACCAAGGAGGAGATCGACGACTGGATTTCCAAGGACCCGATCGGCCGGTTCGAAGCCGAGATGTTGGACTACGGCGTGGTGGATGCCGGCGAGATCGAGGCGATCCGCGAAAGTGTCGAGCGCGAGATCGCGGACGGGATCGAGTTCGCCAAGAACTCCCCCTCGCCCGACGTCAACGAGGCGACGCGCGACGTCTACACGGCCTGAGCGCCGTTTTCGGCAAGGCGGCGCGGCCCGCCCTGCCACCTGAGCAAGGCACCTGAACGACGAGCCGGGTTGCGGGCGCGTGAACGAGGTTTCACCCCGACCCCCAAGCTCCCACGGCCGGCGAGCCGACAAGGAATCCAGGGATGAGCGAGACCATCGACGTGGCCGGCAGCCGCGAGCTTTCCTATGCCCAGGCGATCCAGGAAGCGATCGCCATCGCCATGGAGGAGGACCCGCGCGTCTTCATCATGGGCGAGGATATCGGCGTCTATGGCGGCGCCTTCCAGGTGACCGGCGATCTCGTCCATCGCTTTGGCGCCGACCGCGTGATCGACACGCCGATCGCCGAACTCGGCGGCGCGGGCGTCGCGGTGGGCGCGGCGCTGACCGGCATGAAGCCGATCTACGAGTTCCAGTTCTCCGACTTCGCGACGCTCGCCATGGAGCAGATCGTCAACCAGGCGGCCAAGCTCCGCTTCATGCTGGGCGGCAACGTTTCGGTGCCGCTCGTCATGCGCTTTCCCGCCGGCTCCGGCACGGGCGCGGCGGCCCAGCACAGCCAGAGCCTGGAGGCCTGGCTCGGCCATGTGCCGGGGCTCAAAGTTCTCCAGCCGGCGACCCCGCACGACGCCAAGGGCATGCTGCTCGCCGCGATCGACGATCCCGACCCGGTCATGATCTTCGAGCACAAGATCCTCTACAAGATGAAGGGCGTGGTGCCGGAAGGGCGCTACACCGTGCCGATCGGCAAGGCGCTGGTTCGCCGCGAGGGGGGGGACGTAACGGTCGTCGCCTCCGCCATCATGGTGCATAAGGCGCTGACGGCCGCCGAGGAACTGGCCAAGGACGGGATCGACGTCGAGGTCGTGGACCTTCGCACGATCCGGCCGATGGACCGTGAGACGATCATCGCCAGCGTCATGAAGACGGGCCGTCTCGTCTGCGTCTACGAGGGCGTCAAGACGCTCGGCATCGGCGCCGAGATTTCCGCCATGATCGCGGAAAGCGAGGCCTTCGACTATCTCGACGCGCCGGTGATCCGGCTGGGCGGCGCGGAATCGCCGATCCCCTACAATCCCGAACTCGAAAAGGCGGTCGTGCCGCAGGTGCCGGACATCGTTCAGGCGGTGCGCGCGCTGGCCCGCCGGGAGCGCTGACGCCATGCCGACCGAAGTGATCCTGCCCAAGGTCGACATGGACATGGCGACCGGCCAGATCTCGCGCTGGTTCTACAAGGAAGGCGACGCCATCAAGAAGGGCGAGCCGCTTTTCGAGATCGAGACCGACAAGGCAGCGATGGAAGTGGACGCGCCGGCCTCCGGCACGCTGCGCAACGTCACGGGCGCGGAGGGCGTGGACATCGCCGTCGGCTCGCCCGTCGCCTGGATCTATGCCGAGGGCGAGGCAGCCGAGCCGGCCGCGCCTGTCGCCGATGCCGGCACGCCGAAGACGGTCGGCCCCGATCCCGATGTCGAGACCGACTCCAAGCCCGTCGCTGCAAGCGAAGCCCGCGCCTTGGTGAATGGCTCGGGCGAGACGGCCAAGACCTGCTGCGCCAAGGACCGGCCGGCGGACGGCGAGCGCCGGGGCGTTCGCGCTACGCCGCTCGCCCGGCGTCTGGCGCGCCAGTTCGGCCTCGATCTCACTGCCATCGCCGGCCAAGGCCCGCTCGGCCGCATCGGGCGCGAGGATGTGGAAGCGGCCGCCGCGAAGGCCCAGGCGAAGCCGGTCGAGGGGCTGGCGGAGGGGAGGGCCGAGGCGCCTGCACCCGCCATGGCTCGCGCGCCCGCGCCGCAGATTCAGCCCGCCGCGCCTTTGCGCGCGACGACCACCGCCCACACGCCGCTCCATGTGGCGCGGTTGCGCGAAGGGGAGGGCACGCCGATCGTGCTCCTCCATGGCTTCGGCTCGGAAAGCGCCAGCTGGCGGCCGCTGCTCGCCGAGTTCGCGGGCGGCAATCCGGTTCTGGGCCTCGACCTTCCCGCCCATGGCGGCTCGGTGGCGCGGGGCGCGGCGGGGTTCGACGCGCTTGTGTCGGGCGTGGAGGAAACGCTGGTCGCGCTCGGCCTCGCGTCCTGCCACCTCGTCGGCCATTCGCTGGGCGGCGCGGTCGCCACCGCCGTCGCGGCCGGGCTTTCGGTCGATACGCGCTCGCTGATGCTGCTGGCGCCCGCCGGCTTCGGACCGGATATCGACACCGCCTTTGCCGAAGGCTTCGCCCGAGCAGTGGACGAGGCGCCGATCCGCTCCTGGCTGCGGCATCTCGTGTCCGATCCCGCCGCGATCTCGGACGGGTTCGTGCGCGCCACGGCGCGCGGCCGGGCGGACGGCGTGCAGGCCGAGGCGCAGACGCGGCTCGTCGGCTCACTCTTCTCCAACGGCGCGCAGCATTTCACGGTGCGCGACCTCGTCGACTCGCTCGCCATGCCGGTGAAGATCGTGGCGGGCGCCGAGGACCGCGTCGTGCCGGTGCGCCACTTCACCGGGCTCCCCGGCACACTTGCCTTGCATGTCTTCCCCCGCACCGGCCATATGCCGCAATTCGAGCAGCGGGCGGCGGTGGCGCGCCTCTTGCAGGAGTTGACACGCTGATCTCCAGAAGGATGCCGATGGCCGAGTTCGATTGCATCATCTTCGACTGCGACGGCGTCCTGGTCGACAGCGAAATCCTGGCCCGCCGCGCCATGCAGTCGGTGTTCCGGCAGGCCGGGATCGAGGTGACGGCGGAGATGGTCGACAGTTTCGTCGGCATGAAATTCGCCGACATCCTGAACGGCATCGAGGCGCGCACGGGGCAGCGCATCGCGGACGACGACCATCCCCGCTTCTGGACGGAGACCAAGGCCCTCTTCACCGATCACCTCCGGCCCGTGCCGGGGGTGGTGGCGTTTCTGGAGGGGTCTACCATCCAGCGCTGCGTCGCCTCGTCCTCGGACCACGAGCGCATCCGCCACAGCCTGGGGGTGACTGGGCTCGCGGAGTTTTTCGAGCCGGGCGCCATCTTCTCGTCGCATGACGTGACGCGGGGCAAGCCCGAGCCCGACCTCGTTCTCCACGCGGCCCGCACCATGGGCGCCGACCCCGCGCGCTGCCTGGTGATCGAGGATTCCCGCTTTGGGGTGATGGGCGCCAAGGCAGCCGGCATGGCGGCCTATGGCTTTCTCGGCGGCGCGCATCTCCTCGCCAATTCCGGCGACGCCCTGCGCGAGGCCGGCGCCGATTTCGTCGCCCGCAGCTACGAAGAGATCGCCGCCTTCATGGCGGGCTGACTCTTACTTTCATTTCCAAACGCAAGAGCCCGGCGGGAGCGAACCCGCCGGGCTCTTGCGTTCGAGGAGGCGAAGCCCCTTTCAAATCTCCGTCACGCATTTCTTGGCGCGTGGGATGGAGGCGGGGCTCATGGACAGTTCAGTCACGCCGTTTTCCACGAAGAAGGGAATGAGGTCGGGCCGGGCCGCCGCCTCGCCGCAGACGCCGATCCAAATGCCGGCCTCGCGCGCGGCCTGCGCTGCCTGGCGGATGGCGGCGAGAACGGCAGGGTGCTCGGCGCGGTTGAGCTTGGCGACGCGCGGATTGAGCCGGTCTGCGGCCATGACATATTGGGTGAGATCATTCGTGCCGACGGAGAAGAAGTCGACCTCCCGCGCGATCTCGGCCGCCAGGAACACGGCCGCCGGCGTTTCCACCATCACACCGAGCTCGAAGGGCCCATGCGCGTTGCCGGCCGCATCCAGCTCCGCCCGGCACTCCTCGATCAGCGCCCGGACGGCCCGGACCTCGCCGACATCGGCGATCATCGGCAACAGGATTTTGACGTTGCCGACCGGCGAGGCGCGCAGAAGCGCGCGCAGCTGCGGCTTGAACACGTCCGGCCGCTCCAGGCACATGCGCACGCCGCGCCAGCCGAGGAAGGGGTTGTCCTCGTGCTCGAAATCGATACCGGCCACCGGCTTGTCGCCGCCGATATCGAGCGTGCGGATCACCACGGGATAGGGCGCGAAAGCCTCGGCCAGCTTGGTGTAGGTCTCGGCCTGCTCGTCCTCGCCGGGCAGCGTGCGCCGCTCCATGAACAGGAACTCGGTGCGGAACAGGCCGACGCCCATGGCGCCCGCCTGTCGCGCGCCGTCGATCTCGGCCAGCGAGCCGAGATTGGCGGCGATCTCCACCCGCCGTCCGTCGCGGGTGCGGGGCTCCACGGTGCGATAGGCCTCGAGACTCCGGCGCTCCTCCGCCTCGCGCGCGATGGCCGATTGCAGGCGCGCGGCGCTCTCGGCGTCGGGATCGAGCACGACCTCGCCGCTGGCCCCGTCGAGGCCGACCGTGCGCGCCGCCTTCAACTGCTCCTCGGACGCGGAAAAGCCGAGCACGGCGGGAATGCCGTGGGCGCGCGCCATGATCGCGACATGGCTGGTCGCCGCGCCCTTGCGGCAGACGATGCCGGCAATGTCGGCGAGCGTAGCCTTAGCCAGATCCAGCGCGGCGATCTCGTCCGCCAAGATCACCGAGCCCTTCGGCATGTCGGCCAGCGTCAGGTCCTTGGCGCCGATCAGCGTCAGCGCAATGCCGCGCGTCACGCTGCGAATGTCCTCGGCACGGGCGCGAAGGTAGGGGTCCGCCAGCGCTTCGAAGCTCGCGGCGATCGCGCGGCCCGCCTCCACCACGGCGCTCGGCGCGTCGCGCCCCTGGCCGATCGCGGTCTCGACGCTCCCGATGAACTCGGCGTCCTCCGCCACGTCCACCAGCGCGTCGATGATCGCCGCGTCGTCGCGTTTCAGGCCCGGCCGCGCCTTGGCCTCGCGGAAGGACTGGACGGTGGCGGCGAGGGCCGCGCTGTATCTGGCGCGCTCGGCCTCGCGCTCCCCGGCCGGCACGTCGCGCGGCTGGATGTCGAGCGCGGCGGGAAAAAAGGCGAAGGCCGGGCCGATCGCGGTGCCCTCGCTGGCGGCGATGCCGCGAGAGCCGGAGGGGGCGGGTTTCGCGGCGGGAGCGGGCGCCGTCGACGCCTGCCCGGCGTCGCGAGCGGGCAAGGCGACGTCGCCGGCATCGGGCGTCTGGAGAAAGGTCGAGAGCGCCGAGACGGCGTCGGCGGCGTCCTCGCCGTCGGCGCGCAGGGTCGCCTCGTCGTTTTCCTTCACGCCGAGCAGCATGAGCTTCACCGCGCTCTTGGCGCTGGCGCCCCGGCCGTTGCAGCGGATTTCGATGTCGCTGGAAAAGCTCTTGGCGAGCTTGACGAATTGCGTGGCCGGGCGGGCGTGCAGCCCCTCGTGCACGCGCACGACGACGGATCGCTCGATCATGGGTCTCACGTCCTTGCAGGCGGAAAGAAGGGCGGCGCTCAGCCGGTGATGGCGATCTCGGCGCCGGGCTGGAGAGCGCTGGCGAGCGCCGCGCCGTCCACCGCGCTGGCGGCGATCTCGCCGGGCCGCTCGGGTGCCTCCGCGCCGTTGAAATTGATGACGACATGGCCGATGTCGCGCACCTTGGCCCAGGCGAGCGGGCCGATGCCGGTCAGCGTGGCTTCCACCGAGCCGACGCGGATCGCCGCGCCCGGCGAGGGGGCCTCGACGCTCGGCTCCTCCGCGACGCGATGCGTCACAGAGACTTCGGCGAGTTCGGGCGGGGCGCCGTCCGCGAACAGGATCAG
Protein-coding regions in this window:
- a CDS encoding HAD family hydrolase; the protein is MAEFDCIIFDCDGVLVDSEILARRAMQSVFRQAGIEVTAEMVDSFVGMKFADILNGIEARTGQRIADDDHPRFWTETKALFTDHLRPVPGVVAFLEGSTIQRCVASSSDHERIRHSLGVTGLAEFFEPGAIFSSHDVTRGKPEPDLVLHAARTMGADPARCLVIEDSRFGVMGAKAAGMAAYGFLGGAHLLANSGDALREAGADFVARSYEEIAAFMAG
- the ptsP gene encoding phosphoenolpyruvate--protein phosphotransferase, with amino-acid sequence MIERSVVVRVHEGLHARPATQFVKLAKSFSSDIEIRCNGRGASAKSAVKLMLLGVKENDEATLRADGEDAADAVSALSTFLQTPDAGDVALPARDAGQASTAPAPAAKPAPSGSRGIAASEGTAIGPAFAFFPAALDIQPRDVPAGEREAERARYSAALAATVQSFREAKARPGLKRDDAAIIDALVDVAEDAEFIGSVETAIGQGRDAPSAVVEAGRAIAASFEALADPYLRARAEDIRSVTRGIALTLIGAKDLTLADMPKGSVILADEIAALDLAKATLADIAGIVCRKGAATSHVAIMARAHGIPAVLGFSASEEQLKAARTVGLDGASGEVVLDPDAESAARLQSAIAREAEERRSLEAYRTVEPRTRDGRRVEIAANLGSLAEIDGARQAGAMGVGLFRTEFLFMERRTLPGEDEQAETYTKLAEAFAPYPVVIRTLDIGGDKPVAGIDFEHEDNPFLGWRGVRMCLERPDVFKPQLRALLRASPVGNVKILLPMIADVGEVRAVRALIEECRAELDAAGNAHGPFELGVMVETPAAVFLAAEIAREVDFFSVGTNDLTQYVMAADRLNPRVAKLNRAEHPAVLAAIRQAAQAAREAGIWIGVCGEAAARPDLIPFFVENGVTELSMSPASIPRAKKCVTEI
- a CDS encoding PTS glucitol/sorbitol transporter subunit IIA; its protein translation is MTTRFRTLVTAIGPDVADLLEGGVLILFADGAPPELAEVSVTHRVAEEPSVEAPSPGAAIRVGSVEATLTGIGPLAWAKVRDIGHVVINFNGAEAPERPGEIAASAVDGAALASALQPGAEIAITG